In Desulfomonile tiedjei DSM 6799, a genomic segment contains:
- a CDS encoding adenylate kinase: MRIVLLGGPGSGKGTQAKKLTDTLGVPQISTGDIFRAAVKEGTPMGLKAKGYMEQGELVPDDVVIGVVEERLTKPDLDKGYMLDGFPRTVGQAEALDKILAGQSKGIDHVVLVDVPDEELVKRLSGRRTCKNSECGRMYHVMFNPPKKEGICDACGSELYQRADDSEATIRERLGVYNSQTAPLIDYYDRKGLLRKVEGVGPIDEIFASIQKVLK; this comes from the coding sequence ATGAGAATCGTTTTGTTGGGTGGACCAGGTTCGGGTAAGGGCACGCAGGCGAAGAAACTCACAGATACGCTCGGCGTCCCGCAGATTTCAACAGGCGACATCTTCAGAGCCGCGGTAAAAGAGGGCACCCCCATGGGCCTGAAAGCGAAAGGCTACATGGAGCAAGGCGAGCTGGTTCCTGACGACGTGGTCATTGGAGTCGTGGAAGAACGACTCACCAAACCCGATCTGGACAAAGGTTATATGCTTGACGGTTTTCCTCGTACCGTAGGCCAGGCAGAAGCACTGGACAAAATTCTTGCCGGCCAGTCAAAAGGTATAGATCACGTTGTGCTCGTGGATGTTCCTGATGAGGAGCTCGTGAAAAGATTATCGGGTCGTCGCACCTGCAAGAATTCGGAATGCGGCAGAATGTATCACGTCATGTTCAATCCCCCGAAGAAAGAGGGAATCTGTGATGCGTGCGGTTCCGAGCTGTATCAGCGGGCGGATGACAGCGAAGCGACCATAAGAGAGAGACTGGGAGTGTACAATTCTCAGACCGCGCCTCTTATCGATTACTACGATCGAAAAGGGTTGCTCAGAAAAGTCGAAGGCGTAGGCCCCATCGACGAGATCTTTGCCTCCATTCAGAAGGTCTTGAAGTAG
- the pilM gene encoding type IV pilus assembly protein PilM yields the protein MALSKIIGLDIGSYSVKMVEIDRSKKGYELNFIGMAPLPDGSVVDKSIKKADMVGNAIRALHSHSSRVKQVSTSLSGKAVIIKQVTMTSMNDSQLEKQIQMEAEPYIPFDIKDVNLDFFIMGDRPEKEGSMEVVLVAAKKDYMAEYLDLLKSLNLSPVVVDVDPFALEVMYEFCYPNVQEEIVALVNVGASTININILKSGASQYTRDLALGGDSITREIMRFFDVDFERAENIKRGSDLDKINARNLRKIFQRSVDYIVSELQKILDFFSTNISYDPIQKIFLSGGAARTYGLASTMEAELNIPVEIVDPFRSLKISEKVFDMDYLNNIGATMALAVGLALRDERDKQV from the coding sequence ATGGCTCTCTCGAAAATCATTGGACTCGATATTGGATCGTATTCAGTCAAAATGGTTGAAATCGATCGCTCCAAAAAGGGGTATGAGCTCAACTTTATCGGCATGGCTCCTCTCCCGGACGGGAGTGTTGTCGACAAATCGATAAAAAAAGCCGACATGGTGGGAAATGCTATTCGGGCGCTTCATTCCCATTCAAGCCGTGTAAAGCAGGTGAGCACATCTCTTTCCGGCAAAGCAGTCATTATCAAACAAGTCACCATGACTTCCATGAACGATTCTCAATTAGAGAAGCAGATTCAGATGGAAGCGGAGCCGTACATCCCTTTCGATATCAAGGACGTGAACCTGGATTTTTTCATCATGGGGGACCGGCCTGAGAAAGAAGGCTCTATGGAAGTGGTGCTCGTTGCCGCCAAGAAAGATTACATGGCAGAGTATCTGGACCTGTTGAAGTCTTTGAACCTGAGTCCTGTTGTCGTTGACGTTGATCCTTTCGCTTTAGAGGTCATGTATGAATTCTGCTACCCCAACGTCCAGGAGGAAATTGTGGCCCTGGTGAATGTGGGTGCAAGCACAATTAACATTAATATATTGAAATCAGGAGCTTCTCAGTACACACGGGACCTTGCTTTGGGTGGAGATTCCATTACCCGTGAAATCATGCGGTTTTTCGACGTGGATTTTGAACGGGCCGAAAACATTAAACGCGGTTCGGATCTTGACAAAATCAATGCACGAAATCTGCGAAAGATTTTCCAGAGATCTGTTGATTACATAGTTTCCGAACTCCAGAAAATACTCGATTTCTTCTCAACGAATATATCGTACGACCCGATTCAAAAGATTTTTCTTTCCGGCGGCGCAGCGCGCACGTACGGACTGGCTTCCACAATGGAAGCTGAACTGAATATTCCGGTTGAAATCGTAGACCCTTTCAGAAGTCTGAAGATAAGCGAAAAAGTTTTCGATATGGATTATCTCAACAACATCGGAGCCACCATGGCGTTGGCTGTGGGGTTGGCTCTGAGGGATGAAAGGGATAAGCAGGTTTAA
- the rpsM gene encoding 30S ribosomal protein S13: MARIAGIDLPKNKRLEVALTYIYGIGRATARQILEETGLDPNMKSDALSEVDVAKIRETLDRSYKVEGDLRREVSMNIKRLMDLGCYRGLRHRRGLPVRGQRTHTNARTRKGPRKMQIGKRK, translated from the coding sequence GTGGCGCGTATCGCGGGGATTGACCTTCCCAAAAACAAGCGTCTTGAAGTGGCGCTGACATACATTTACGGAATTGGACGGGCTACAGCTCGACAAATACTTGAGGAAACCGGTCTGGATCCGAATATGAAATCGGATGCCCTCAGTGAAGTCGATGTCGCCAAGATCCGCGAGACATTGGACCGCTCATATAAGGTTGAAGGAGATCTTCGCCGTGAAGTGAGCATGAATATTAAACGTCTTATGGATCTGGGATGCTATCGCGGATTACGGCATCGTCGCGGGCTACCTGTTAGAGGGCAACGTACTCATACGAATGCCCGGACAAGGAAAGGCCCCAGAAAGATGCAGATCGGCAAGCGCAAGTAG
- a CDS encoding DNA-directed RNA polymerase subunit alpha: MRRNWTELIRPRRMEVEDSTHTPFYGKFVCEPLERGFGITLGNSLRRVLLSSLQGAAITSVKIDGVLHEFSTIPGVKEDVTDVILNLKRIQLKMHTSQPKVLKLEATGEGIVRAGDIITDETVEIINPDQEIASLSKEGKLSMTIVAEWGKGYVPAELNKKEEDPIGTLALDSVFSPIRKVSYKITNARVGRRTDYDKLTMEIWTSGAVYPEDALAQAAKILREQFLVFLNFAEEERPIHEEKPQREPEINENLYRSVNELELSVRSANCLKNADIKFIGELVQRTEAEMLKTKNFGRKSLNEIKEILADMDLHLGMAIPSFPSRDELERMRQERESYIGE, encoded by the coding sequence ATGAGACGAAACTGGACGGAACTCATCCGGCCGCGCCGCATGGAAGTGGAAGACTCCACGCACACCCCGTTCTACGGCAAGTTCGTCTGTGAGCCGCTGGAACGAGGGTTCGGCATAACCCTGGGGAATTCGCTCAGGAGAGTTCTCCTTTCATCTCTCCAGGGCGCAGCCATAACCTCAGTGAAGATTGACGGAGTTCTCCATGAGTTCTCCACGATCCCGGGCGTAAAAGAGGATGTTACTGACGTAATCCTCAATCTTAAGAGAATTCAGCTTAAAATGCATACGTCCCAGCCAAAAGTGCTGAAACTTGAGGCAACTGGCGAAGGTATAGTAAGGGCAGGGGACATCATCACGGATGAAACCGTGGAGATAATTAATCCTGATCAGGAAATTGCATCTCTGTCCAAAGAAGGCAAACTCTCTATGACTATTGTTGCGGAATGGGGAAAAGGCTATGTGCCCGCGGAACTGAACAAGAAGGAAGAGGATCCGATTGGCACATTGGCGCTGGACTCAGTATTTTCTCCTATTCGTAAGGTTAGTTACAAAATTACCAATGCCCGGGTCGGCCGAAGAACAGATTACGATAAGCTCACCATGGAAATCTGGACAAGCGGCGCTGTGTACCCGGAAGACGCCTTGGCGCAGGCAGCGAAAATCCTCAGAGAGCAGTTCCTCGTATTTCTCAACTTTGCCGAAGAGGAAAGACCGATTCACGAAGAGAAACCGCAGCGTGAGCCGGAGATAAACGAAAATCTGTACCGGAGCGTAAACGAACTGGAACTCAGCGTGCGTTCGGCAAATTGTCTGAAAAATGCAGACATCAAATTCATAGGCGAACTGGTGCAACGCACGGAAGCAGAAATGCTCAAAACAAAGAATTTCGGACGGAAATCTCTCAACGAAATCAAGGAAATCCTTGCTGATATGGATCTCCATCTGGGAATGGCTATTCCCAGTTTTCCCAGCCGCGATGAATTGGAGCGAATGCGGCAGGAGCGGGAAAGCTATATCGGCGAGTAA
- the rpmJ gene encoding 50S ribosomal protein L36: protein MKVRASVKRICDKCKIIKRKGTVRVICENPKHKQRQG, encoded by the coding sequence ATGAAAGTACGGGCATCAGTTAAGAGAATTTGTGATAAGTGTAAAATCATTAAACGAAAAGGCACCGTTCGGGTGATCTGCGAGAACCCGAAGCATAAGCAACGCCAGGGATAA
- a CDS encoding PilN domain-containing protein, whose protein sequence is MVRINLLPIREILRKRELKQFAILSLVLLVATALLMVMTYLFFSWKQADLENERRVQAAKLEELKKKNSEIEALKNRITLLQRQVETIQQLTKRRDSPAPFLQAVSLAIPDEAWVVAVSKSGRSFSLDGVGLDNTVVVNFVQRLQKIREGFTDKQPFMDPKVKDEKPFFSDVKLIQIVAAPSGPGAGGLGTMSFKIVGNLPH, encoded by the coding sequence ATGGTAAGAATAAATCTACTCCCCATTAGAGAAATCCTTCGCAAGCGCGAGCTGAAGCAGTTTGCGATTCTTTCGCTTGTCCTGCTTGTGGCTACGGCGCTTCTCATGGTGATGACGTACCTGTTCTTCTCTTGGAAGCAAGCCGATCTGGAGAACGAACGCCGCGTTCAAGCAGCCAAATTGGAAGAGCTCAAGAAAAAGAACTCTGAAATCGAGGCGTTGAAGAATCGGATTACCCTGTTACAGAGACAGGTTGAGACGATTCAGCAGCTCACGAAACGACGAGATTCACCTGCACCATTTCTCCAGGCCGTCTCTTTGGCCATTCCCGATGAAGCGTGGGTGGTAGCCGTATCCAAATCCGGGAGGAGCTTCTCATTGGATGGAGTGGGGCTGGACAACACGGTGGTCGTAAATTTCGTTCAGAGACTCCAGAAAATACGCGAGGGATTTACGGATAAGCAACCGTTCATGGATCCGAAAGTGAAGGATGAGAAACCCTTCTTTTCTGACGTAAAGCTGATTCAAATAGTGGCCGCTCCTTCCGGACCGGGAGCGGGAGGCCTCGGAACCATGAGTTTCAAAATAGTGGGAAACCTCCCCCACTGA
- the rpsK gene encoding 30S ribosomal protein S11 — MPRRRVVRKKKEKRIIPRGVAHIQSTFNNTIVTITDPEGNVVAWSSSGTQGFKGSRKSTPFAAQLAAEDAARKAMEQGMRIVEVLIKGPGAGREAALRSLQAAGFQISLIKDVTPIPHNGCRPPKRRRV; from the coding sequence ATGCCAAGAAGGCGAGTAGTCCGAAAAAAGAAAGAAAAGCGTATTATCCCGAGAGGGGTGGCGCATATACAGTCCACATTCAATAATACCATTGTGACTATCACGGACCCTGAAGGAAACGTGGTGGCCTGGTCCTCCTCGGGAACACAGGGATTCAAAGGTTCCAGGAAGTCCACTCCATTTGCGGCTCAGCTTGCGGCCGAAGATGCTGCTCGCAAAGCCATGGAGCAGGGTATGAGAATCGTGGAAGTTTTGATAAAAGGTCCGGGCGCCGGCCGTGAGGCCGCTCTGCGTTCGCTGCAGGCAGCCGGATTTCAGATTTCTCTGATCAAGGACGTGACTCCCATTCCCCACAATGGATGTCGGCCGCCCAAGAGAAGAAGAGTCTAA
- the rpsD gene encoding 30S ribosomal protein S4 produces MARYRESVCRFCRREMTKLFLKGDRCYSDKCSVERRNYPPGQHGQGRPKHTDYGIQLREKQKVKRIYGVLEKQFRNYVGLAERQKGVTGENLLVLLESRLDNMVYRMGFASSRAEARQLVTHGHILVNGRKVDIVSFRIKPGNVIELREKSRTIPSVEESLKTVTRRGVPEWLDVDVANFKGVVKALPTREELPPTIREQLIVEFYSR; encoded by the coding sequence TTGGCACGATATCGAGAATCGGTCTGCAGATTCTGCCGCCGCGAAATGACGAAACTGTTCTTGAAAGGAGACCGGTGCTACTCGGACAAATGCTCCGTGGAGCGCAGGAATTATCCTCCCGGGCAGCATGGCCAGGGCCGGCCCAAACATACGGATTACGGAATTCAGCTTCGCGAGAAACAGAAAGTCAAACGTATCTATGGGGTTCTGGAAAAGCAGTTTCGTAATTACGTCGGGCTTGCGGAGCGTCAGAAGGGCGTTACCGGTGAAAATCTGCTCGTTCTGCTGGAGTCCCGCCTTGACAACATGGTTTACAGAATGGGATTCGCTTCGTCTCGGGCTGAGGCTCGACAACTTGTAACCCACGGACATATTCTTGTGAACGGACGGAAAGTAGACATCGTGTCATTCCGCATCAAACCCGGGAATGTGATCGAACTGAGGGAAAAGAGTCGAACCATCCCGTCGGTTGAAGAATCCCTCAAGACGGTCACCCGTCGCGGTGTACCGGAATGGCTGGATGTCGATGTTGCGAATTTCAAAGGCGTTGTCAAAGCATTGCCGACTCGCGAAGAGCTGCCTCCCACAATAAGAGAGCAGTTGATCGTAGAGTTTTACTCCAGGTAA
- the rplQ gene encoding 50S ribosomal protein L17, which produces MRHRKAKYKLGMNTSHREAMLRNMVTSLLEHESITTTDARAKALRSVADKMITLGKRGDLHARRQALAVIRSKKVTQILFEDIAPRFSNRDGGYVRVIKKGFRQGDRAPVSLVELVEKKAEPEKGKASAKRKGFTEKIADKFKSK; this is translated from the coding sequence ATGCGTCACAGAAAAGCAAAGTACAAATTGGGCATGAACACCTCTCACCGCGAGGCAATGCTCAGGAATATGGTAACTTCATTACTGGAACACGAGAGTATTACAACCACGGATGCTCGCGCAAAAGCGCTCAGGAGCGTGGCCGATAAGATGATAACTCTCGGCAAGAGAGGCGATCTTCATGCGAGACGCCAGGCGCTGGCAGTAATCAGATCGAAAAAAGTGACGCAAATCTTGTTTGAGGATATCGCTCCGCGGTTTTCCAATCGCGATGGCGGATATGTCCGCGTCATCAAGAAAGGATTCCGTCAAGGCGATCGAGCTCCGGTGTCTCTTGTGGAGTTGGTAGAGAAGAAAGCCGAACCGGAAAAAGGGAAAGCCTCTGCAAAGCGCAAGGGTTTTACCGAAAAGATCGCTGATAAGTTTAAGAGCAAATAA
- a CDS encoding FtsB family cell division protein, whose translation MKPILGKAIRIAQITLLFFGTAALGILMGEQSFTQKQMLEHKKSLLLRENENLAEEIKSLERRVTLLRSDPRTIEKAAKRKLGMSSPGETIYIFEGDGLKKEETALGKADN comes from the coding sequence GTGAAACCAATTCTGGGAAAAGCTATCAGGATAGCCCAAATCACGCTCCTATTTTTCGGTACAGCAGCACTAGGCATTCTTATGGGTGAGCAGAGTTTCACTCAAAAACAGATGCTGGAGCACAAGAAATCGTTGCTCCTGCGCGAAAATGAGAACCTCGCGGAAGAAATTAAGTCTTTGGAACGGCGAGTCACCCTTCTACGCTCTGATCCGAGAACCATAGAAAAGGCAGCGAAACGGAAATTGGGGATGTCATCTCCCGGGGAAACGATTTATATATTTGAAGGAGATGGCTTAAAAAAAGAAGAAACAGCTTTAGGGAAAGCCGATAACTAA
- a CDS encoding energy-coupling factor ABC transporter ATP-binding protein, with translation MILIDSVSFSYPNSSGPAVNKLFLKIAEKSRVLISGPGGSGKTTFCKLLKGLIRPSCGHVVFNSPICFAAVAYLSGDPYDSFVGASVEEDIVFGMENQGVAREEMAKRLHLALESTGLQGMEDRLVHTLSGGEQQKLALAGALAAGARILILDEALNMLDRPLRTQIRSLLQKLQEDPGLTIIEVTHDLEIATGADKIVFFSGGSIIFDGSYSDFSSFASGRTWREWSDNLELLKQELYIRDIHVQDCTSNSRLSECFTRVEKK, from the coding sequence ATGATACTGATCGATAGCGTTTCGTTCTCCTACCCCAATTCCTCCGGTCCCGCGGTGAACAAGCTATTCCTCAAAATAGCGGAAAAGAGCAGGGTGCTGATCTCAGGTCCCGGCGGGTCTGGAAAAACCACCTTCTGCAAGCTCCTGAAAGGACTCATCCGTCCTTCTTGCGGCCACGTGGTATTCAATTCGCCGATCTGCTTCGCCGCTGTCGCATATTTGAGCGGAGACCCGTACGATTCGTTCGTGGGCGCTTCTGTTGAAGAGGACATCGTGTTCGGTATGGAAAATCAGGGAGTTGCACGCGAGGAAATGGCAAAAAGACTCCACCTGGCTCTTGAATCGACTGGATTGCAGGGTATGGAAGACAGGCTTGTTCACACCCTTTCCGGTGGTGAACAGCAGAAATTGGCTCTTGCCGGTGCATTGGCAGCAGGAGCAAGAATTCTGATTCTCGACGAAGCTCTTAACATGCTTGATCGTCCTCTGCGCACGCAAATACGATCTCTTCTGCAGAAGCTCCAAGAAGATCCCGGATTGACGATTATAGAAGTGACTCACGACCTGGAGATTGCCACAGGCGCGGACAAAATTGTCTTTTTCTCCGGTGGTTCCATCATATTTGACGGATCATATTCAGACTTTAGCTCCTTTGCTTCCGGTAGAACGTGGCGCGAATGGTCTGACAACCTGGAATTATTAAAACAGGAACTGTATATACGCGATATTCACGTGCAGGATTGTACATCTAATTCCCGGCTTTCAGAGTGCTTCACCAGAGTTGAGAAGAAATAA
- a CDS encoding type 4a pilus biogenesis protein PilO: MAIAVDEILFKVTKLQRMLIVAAVCILLIVGFYFLVIADIQDQIAGLEKRIAQLNTDIKNQERVLAEGPKLKVKIQELEQKLQTMVASLPEKQDIELLLKKITDLLSESNLIATKFAPGQEQINEELYYATIPIQLSVRGDYSKQGVFLTSLNELPRIVNVPSIKLGKSAGLSSRENDLAKKLEVISLDAEISGVTYRRLSAEEQKAIAQKKAAQPRKR; this comes from the coding sequence ATGGCTATAGCGGTAGATGAAATTCTATTCAAGGTTACAAAGCTGCAGCGAATGCTCATTGTGGCCGCCGTCTGTATTCTGTTGATCGTCGGATTCTACTTTCTTGTGATTGCGGACATCCAGGACCAAATAGCGGGTTTGGAAAAGCGGATCGCGCAGTTGAACACCGATATCAAGAACCAGGAACGGGTGCTGGCAGAAGGCCCCAAGCTCAAGGTCAAGATACAGGAATTGGAGCAGAAGCTGCAGACCATGGTGGCTTCGCTTCCCGAGAAGCAGGATATAGAGCTTCTTCTCAAGAAGATTACCGATCTTCTGTCTGAATCGAATCTTATCGCTACGAAGTTTGCTCCCGGTCAAGAGCAGATCAATGAAGAACTGTACTATGCAACGATCCCCATTCAGTTGAGCGTTCGGGGAGATTACTCAAAACAGGGAGTATTTCTGACGAGCTTAAACGAGCTGCCGAGAATCGTGAACGTCCCTTCCATCAAGTTGGGCAAATCCGCAGGTCTCTCATCCAGAGAAAACGATCTCGCAAAGAAGCTCGAAGTGATCTCTCTCGACGCTGAAATAAGCGGCGTGACGTATCGGCGTCTTTCTGCTGAAGAGCAAAAGGCGATTGCCCAGAAAAAAGCCGCGCAACCCAGAAAAAGATGA
- a CDS encoding DUF2156 domain-containing protein, with amino-acid sequence MQEFKCIEIGDRPIFQEFLAKDRPRISELTFTNLFMWRYRYRPVWRQYDECLLIIMSPVEQEPFGLKPVGTECSMREGLEVILGHLRELSATPKVARVCREFIDKFVDPGTFEIVEDRDNFDYVYLTENLIQLPGNRYHRKKNHVNKFVKNVQFEYRSLDNDLLCQFLELQEDWCELKDCGQDTDLLEEDRAIYEALKNHSALGFKGGAILIDGKVKAFALGELLNDETAVIHIEKADPEIPGLYAAINQLFCANEWSGVKYINREQDLGIPGLRKAKQSYYPDHLVEKFALFPS; translated from the coding sequence ATGCAGGAATTCAAATGTATTGAGATTGGCGATAGGCCTATTTTTCAGGAATTCCTCGCAAAAGATCGGCCCAGGATTTCGGAACTGACATTCACGAATTTGTTCATGTGGAGATACCGGTATAGACCGGTTTGGCGACAATATGATGAGTGTCTTCTCATAATCATGAGTCCGGTTGAACAGGAGCCCTTCGGTCTCAAACCGGTGGGCACCGAATGCAGCATGCGAGAAGGTCTCGAGGTTATTCTCGGACATCTCCGGGAGCTCAGTGCCACACCCAAGGTAGCCCGGGTTTGCAGGGAATTCATAGACAAGTTTGTCGATCCGGGAACTTTTGAGATCGTAGAGGACCGCGACAATTTCGATTATGTGTATCTCACCGAAAATCTCATCCAGTTGCCCGGAAATCGTTATCACAGAAAAAAGAACCATGTAAACAAGTTCGTGAAGAATGTGCAGTTTGAGTATCGAAGCCTGGACAACGATCTATTGTGCCAATTCCTGGAATTGCAGGAAGATTGGTGCGAACTCAAAGATTGCGGGCAGGACACCGACCTTCTGGAGGAAGACCGAGCAATATACGAAGCTCTCAAGAATCATTCTGCACTGGGGTTCAAAGGAGGTGCGATTCTGATAGATGGCAAAGTGAAAGCTTTCGCTTTGGGTGAACTCCTGAATGATGAAACCGCAGTGATTCACATCGAGAAAGCGGATCCTGAGATTCCAGGCCTTTACGCTGCCATCAACCAGTTATTCTGTGCAAACGAGTGGAGCGGAGTAAAATACATTAATCGCGAGCAAGACCTTGGAATACCGGGCCTGCGCAAAGCTAAACAATCATATTACCCGGACCATTTGGTCGAAAAGTTTGCGCTTTTTCCCAGTTAG
- a CDS encoding DNA gyrase/topoisomerase IV subunit B yields MSNGYTVDDIQVLKGLEAVRKRPGMYIGDTGIDGLHQLVWEILDNSVDEALNGHCDFIEVILYPDGRISLEDWGRGIPVEVHPTTGKNTVETIFCNLHAGGKFDDDVYKVAGGLHGVGAAVVNALSEKLEVEVRRDGIRYEQEFSKGVPLTGLKKLGKAEGTGTRVIFIPDPEIFSSTVFSKNTIRERLETKAFLIAGLTVKLRDIAEDNTETFVYPEGISDFLKKLLSDRAPIDAQPFSYRHDNGLRFEMVLAWTLDTAGKILSYVNSIPTPAGGTHETGFRNGLTRALRTYIEKKNGLPKGIKNVTAEDVREGLLAIVSVYLNDIEFQGQTKDRLNSASASQIEPLVKTAFETWLHQNPTQAAAIVNRVVLAAQARTASRAARDEVTRKAATRRLMLPGKLADCSSTSRDHTELFIVEGDSAGGSSKQARDRRFQAILPIRGKILNVEQASAEKMKANKEIQSLVQSIGTGMGPTFEYSRLRYGKIIINTDADVDGHHIATLLLTFFYRFLPVLVEKGHVYLAMPPLYRIRMGSGKKTLIKYVFSDDEKNKLLKSKNGKEVEIQRFKGLGEMDAQTLKNTTMDPQTRTLLKIGISDRQKTHDIFDTLMGKDVRKRFVFIKEHAREVQDLDI; encoded by the coding sequence ATGAGTAATGGTTACACGGTAGATGATATTCAGGTTTTGAAAGGTTTAGAAGCGGTTCGTAAGCGTCCGGGAATGTACATCGGCGATACGGGGATCGACGGTCTGCATCAGCTCGTATGGGAAATCCTTGACAACAGCGTGGACGAAGCACTCAACGGACACTGTGATTTTATCGAGGTAATTCTCTATCCCGACGGACGCATTTCTCTGGAGGATTGGGGACGCGGCATTCCTGTGGAAGTCCACCCTACCACAGGAAAAAACACCGTAGAAACCATATTTTGTAATTTGCATGCTGGCGGAAAATTCGATGATGACGTGTACAAAGTCGCCGGTGGTCTTCACGGTGTCGGTGCTGCAGTGGTAAATGCTCTCTCTGAAAAACTCGAAGTAGAAGTGCGACGTGACGGGATCAGGTACGAGCAGGAATTCTCGAAAGGCGTCCCTCTCACTGGACTGAAGAAGTTGGGCAAAGCTGAAGGGACCGGTACAAGGGTAATATTCATTCCCGATCCTGAAATCTTCTCCAGCACGGTGTTTTCAAAGAATACCATTCGGGAACGTCTCGAAACCAAAGCTTTTCTCATTGCCGGTTTGACCGTAAAGCTCCGGGACATTGCGGAAGATAATACAGAAACGTTTGTGTATCCTGAGGGTATCAGCGACTTTCTCAAAAAACTGCTTTCGGACAGGGCTCCTATAGATGCTCAACCTTTCTCATACAGGCATGACAATGGCCTAAGATTCGAGATGGTCCTGGCATGGACGCTGGATACAGCGGGGAAGATTTTGTCCTATGTAAATTCAATTCCAACACCTGCAGGCGGTACACACGAAACCGGCTTTCGCAACGGCCTCACCCGCGCACTCCGAACGTACATTGAGAAGAAGAACGGCCTCCCTAAGGGCATAAAGAATGTGACAGCCGAAGATGTTCGGGAAGGACTGCTTGCCATCGTTTCCGTGTATCTGAACGACATTGAATTTCAGGGTCAGACAAAAGACAGGCTCAACAGTGCTTCGGCTTCCCAAATCGAACCATTGGTGAAAACCGCGTTTGAGACGTGGTTGCATCAAAACCCCACACAGGCGGCCGCGATAGTGAACCGGGTCGTTCTCGCCGCGCAGGCTCGGACTGCATCACGCGCTGCTCGCGATGAGGTTACTCGGAAGGCAGCGACTCGTAGGCTCATGCTGCCGGGCAAACTGGCGGATTGCTCGTCGACTTCCCGGGATCATACAGAGCTGTTCATTGTGGAAGGAGATAGCGCAGGCGGTTCTTCCAAACAAGCTCGTGACAGGCGTTTTCAGGCGATTCTCCCCATACGCGGCAAGATTCTGAATGTGGAGCAGGCCTCTGCTGAGAAGATGAAGGCCAATAAGGAAATCCAGAGCCTTGTCCAAAGCATCGGGACAGGAATGGGCCCGACTTTCGAGTATTCGCGTCTCAGATACGGCAAGATTATAATCAACACTGATGCGGACGTGGACGGTCACCATATCGCGACACTGCTCCTGACGTTCTTCTACCGCTTTCTCCCCGTCCTGGTGGAAAAAGGTCATGTCTATCTCGCAATGCCGCCGCTCTACAGGATACGAATGGGCTCAGGCAAAAAAACCCTGATCAAATATGTCTTTTCTGATGACGAGAAGAACAAGCTTCTCAAATCGAAGAACGGGAAAGAAGTGGAGATTCAGCGTTTCAAAGGACTGGGCGAAATGGATGCACAAACGCTGAAGAACACCACTATGGACCCGCAAACCCGTACACTCCTGAAAATCGGCATATCCGATCGTCAAAAGACCCACGATATTTTTGACACCTTGATGGGCAAAGATGTGAGGAAGCGATTCGTCTTCATCAAAGAACATGCACGGGAAGTCCAGGATCTCGACATCTAA